In a single window of the Candidatus Methylomirabilota bacterium genome:
- a CDS encoding Zn-dependent hydrolase yields the protein MSEIGINSDRLWQSLAEMAKIGATPLGGSRRLALTDEDKAGRELFISWAREAGCTISIDAMGNIFARRPGADKQAEPVISGSHLDTQPTGGRFDGVYGVLAALEVVHSLNDHRVTTARPVEVVVWTNEEGSRFQPAMMGSGVFAGAMELEAVYGITDLEGKGVGQELERIGFMGETPCRPRPIHAYLETHIEQGPILEAEGKTIGAVTGIQGMKWIKAQVRGMNAHAGTTPMEVRRDPLLGAARMVDAIDQMIRSIRPDAVATVGMFSVAPGSINVINQEVNFSIDIRCPDYAVLLELDSRLRADCEEIAARMGLELEMEEIWHVPPTEFNKRIVDTVGSASSSLGYSCRRIASGAGHDAKYLADICPTGMIFIPCKGGISHNEIEDILPEHAAAGANVLLRTVLSLAGTG from the coding sequence ATGAGCGAGATTGGCATAAATTCAGACCGCTTATGGCAATCGCTGGCCGAAATGGCGAAGATCGGCGCGACCCCTCTTGGGGGCAGCAGGCGGCTGGCCCTGACCGATGAGGATAAGGCGGGAAGGGAATTGTTTATTTCCTGGGCCAGGGAGGCCGGCTGCACAATCAGCATCGATGCCATGGGAAACATCTTTGCCCGACGTCCCGGTGCTGATAAGCAGGCGGAGCCGGTGATCAGCGGTTCCCATCTGGATACTCAGCCCACGGGCGGCCGCTTTGACGGGGTGTATGGTGTGTTGGCCGCGCTGGAGGTAGTGCACTCGCTCAATGACCATCGGGTGACCACCGCCCGGCCAGTGGAGGTCGTCGTTTGGACCAATGAGGAGGGATCGCGCTTCCAGCCGGCCATGATGGGCAGCGGGGTGTTTGCCGGGGCTATGGAACTGGAGGCCGTTTATGGCATCACCGACCTGGAAGGAAAAGGTGTGGGCCAGGAATTGGAGCGCATTGGGTTCATGGGCGAAACCCCATGCCGTCCCCGGCCCATCCATGCCTACCTGGAGACCCACATCGAGCAGGGGCCTATCCTGGAAGCCGAAGGGAAGACCATCGGGGCCGTCACTGGGATTCAGGGCATGAAGTGGATCAAGGCGCAAGTGCGGGGGATGAACGCCCATGCCGGCACGACCCCAATGGAAGTGCGACGCGATCCCTTGCTTGGCGCCGCGCGCATGGTCGATGCCATAGACCAGATGATCCGTTCGATCCGGCCCGATGCTGTGGCCACGGTGGGTATGTTTTCGGTCGCGCCAGGTTCCATTAACGTGATCAATCAGGAAGTGAATTTTTCCATCGACATCCGCTGTCCGGACTATGCGGTGCTGTTGGAGTTGGACTCCCGCCTCCGCGCCGATTGCGAGGAAATTGCGGCCCGCATGGGCCTCGAGCTGGAAATGGAAGAAATCTGGCACGTGCCGCCCACCGAGTTCAACAAACGGATCGTGGACACAGTCGGCAGCGCCTCCTCGAGTTTGGGATATTCGTGCCGCCGCATCGCCAGCGGCGCAGGACATGACGCCAAGTATTTGGCGGATATCTGCCCCACTGGGATGATTTTCATTCCTTGCAAAGGAGGGATCAGCCACAATGAAATCGAGGATATTCTCCCGGAGCATGCCGCGGCAGGGGCCAACGTGCTGCTGAGAACCGTGCTCAGCCTGGCCGGGACAGGCTGA